AGTGCCGGCGATGCTTGCCCACCATCTCGGTGCGGCCCAGGCCCTCGGGTTGGTGGCGATGGAATTCGAATCCGGCGGTGTCGTCCTCGGGCAGCGCCGTCTAGATGGAGGGTGGCGGGAGAGGATCCGCTTGACCGCGCCGGCGGTCTGCTCGGTTGAGGCCGCCGGCGTTCGCTTGCGGCGCGCTTCTCTGAATGCGGCCCTCGCGGCTGCCTCGGTTCAGGTGCCAATCGCGTCTTCTTCCGCGACGGCCGCGGCGGCCGCGGCGGGCGCTGCCGGCGCTGCTCGGGTACACGCCGGCGCTCCGCGCTTCTACCGACCCCGGACCAAGGTGATCCCCCCGCCAGCCGGAGGGACCCACGAGCGGATCCTGTCCCTCACCGGTGCGCTCGTTCAACGGGAGCCGCCCCGGGTGGTCGGCCCGGTCGCCCCCGCCGAGGCGGCCCGAGAACTCCTCGAGTTCCTTCGGCGCGC
The genomic region above belongs to Acidimicrobiales bacterium and contains:
- a CDS encoding mycofactocin-associated electron transfer flavoprotein beta subunit, whose translation is MSASAEVVVACLAPADQRPEVDPLSGEVVVNDAMASLSAADAAALEYALRAGEAWGARVMAVAAGGASVVPALREAASLGAEVLRVPLPSAHDSLHGPRRCEGTELAGDPGVVTAVLSSAIRASGTPALVVCGDRSSLSGAGAVPAMLAHHLGAAQALGLVAMEFESGGVVLGQRRLDGGWRERIRLTAPAVCSVEAAGVRLRRASLNAALAAASVQVPIASSSATAAAAAAGAAGAARVHAGAPRFYRPRTKVIPPPAGGTHERILSLTGALVQREPPRVVGPVAPAEAARELLEFLRRAGVEVGQAGDAGG